Below is a genomic region from Apostichopus japonicus isolate 1M-3 chromosome 7, ASM3797524v1, whole genome shotgun sequence.
TCTGATGCAGTTATCGACTTAGAAGCAGGGGCTCAAGGAGATGCTAACAGCGAGGAGATGGACACAGTCGATATCAAAGATGAAAAGGAAAAGGCTACATTAGATCTCAAAAAACAAGTTTTACAGAATCCACAAGTGTTAGCCGCATTGCAGGACAGATTAGACAGCCTTGTTGGACAGAGGTCTGGATATATCGATTTGTGAGTCATCAGTGTCTATTTGCATTTAACTTAAAACAGTTTGGTATGTAACTTTGGCATAAAGTGACACCATAGTTGTTTCTGTATTGGATAAAACTTCTAGTTTCACATGTCAAAGTGCTTTTTACAAAATGGCCACGTAGTTACagaaatttcaaagtgtgatgcATCTTTCCATAATATTTTGTGGCACAAAACCTGACAAAACATTCCCAGAGCATCAAATTTTAGGTACATGCTTGTGAAAAAGGAAAGTTCATAAACttgaaagaaataatataaagCTATGCAAAATTATGCACTACACTCTGTGTAGATATTTCTGTGAAGTAAAAGCACAATGTAAAACTGATGcaaaattataaacatttgAATCTTTGTGATCTGGAAATCATAATGATCTGAGGATTAATTCCTTTGCTATGTTCAGATTAGTAATAAATGCCGGCTGGAGTCGGTGGGTGtaattttagtttaaatattACCAGCAAAACTTCCACTTCAGACATTATttggttttgttgtttttctattGCAAGCTTGCCACCTGCAGTTAAGAGAAGAATTAAGGCGCTGAAAAACTATCAAGTCAAACAGATACAATTGGAAGCCAAATTTTACGAAGAGGTGCATCAGCTGGAGTGCAAATATGCCAAACTGTACGAGGAATGCTATGATAAGGTGAGTTCACAAAACAAAAGCTCAAACTGTATGAGGAATGCTATGACAAGGTGAGTTCACAAAACAGAAGCTCAAAGTGTATGAGGAATGCTATTACAAGGTGAGTTTATAAAACAGAAGGCCAAACTGTACGAGGAATGCTATGACAAGGTGAGTTCACAAAACAGAAGCTCAAACTGTATGAGGAATGCTATGACAAGGTGAATTCACAACAGAAGCTCAAACGGTACGAGGAATGCTATGACAAGATGAGTTAAAAAACAGAAGCTTAAACTGTATGAGGAATGCTATGTCAAGGTGAGTTCACAAAACAGAAGCTCAACTAAGTTTAGATTTCCTtcagaaaattgaaaataaaaaggaCATGAGGAGTGACTCGGAGGTGTTGTCTTTTCTGATGGAGTGTGACATATGAATGTCGCAGAAAGAATGTTCAAGTTGGTTTTGGGAGTTTTCAAATAGAATTGATAGTGACAGAATATTCTGGAAGGATGCTATAAAGATGTTTTTCAGTTGAAGTAGTAGACCAATCGATTTGATTTCCTCTAACCTTCCAAGTGAGCTGTCGAGACCTCTTTGCCGAAGTTGCTTATCAGAAGATGCAGAGCTAATTTGTAACCAGTTTAACTAAGGATGAAAATCAATTTCTTTTAATAAAACCTCAGAAGTGGCAGTGATGGGAGTGCGAAAGGAATACGTAATGTGACTCTGTTTCAAGGACACAAAGCAATTGTTGATGGTTTGGAGCAGAGATGAATATTAAGATCTAAACACAAGACTGCTTGAAAATACAGCTACGAGACCTTAGCACTGAGGAATCACACACCATATCTTAATTTAATATGCATATCATGGAATGAAAATTCACAAGATCATAGCATGATATTACATAACTTATTGCTGTACAAAATTGCTTGTTAAAACATTTTGTTGGGTTACTagcaaatttatgttttcatttgtgTCATGTCATAATCAGTTTATTAAACAAGGTTGTACATCATGGTCTTCTATAGTCAAAATGTGTTCTGTTGTTTTATTGTCGACAGAGAAAAGATGTTGTAACCGGGTCAGTAGAACCAACAGATTCAGATTGTGAGTGGGAGAGCAGCGATGATGAGGACGAAGATGGAGATGGCGAAGGAAAAGAGGTGAAAGCTCTTGCTGTAAGTACAGCAAGTATTGTACTTATCtcaaagcagcattttgcgtttggtcgccgttttctacttttttgacatgtacatcaagttttttacatatatcaatcacaaaacagcaaattaagatattagccaagcttttccctgccaacaatataattggcgagtaattaagaatatttgcagataatgagaaaagtgtccacgacaaattccacatttaaaattaatcgcatacagttcccccaaacccactagtttgaattcaaccaatcagagatgcaggtttagttttgagccgttgctaaaagtAGATTCAaaactttgcgttggtacaaccagggagttgttatggaactccctggtacacctgttatatagactgtacacaaatcaagctgGTGTTGTATTACGAATTGGTCAAtaacgttcgtagtgtttaaatattcatatcatgggcaaggtttattgggatcccaaacggaaaatatcttggagaaaaacaaagttgcaagttgcaaatttttcgacttttatgccaccatttgaagtaagatttaaatagatatgctagttatgtatgtcgttatgacATAGTGgggtcagtgaggttgagaaaaatcatagaaaaggatgcaaaatgctgctttaaagactGACCCACAATTAGACAATTAGATACTGCTGGTTAAAAAGAAGCAGTCTCTAAGACTTTATGCCCCCCaggaaccccctgtggatgtcagagttgtccacgaaccttCAACTTTTCGAGCTaagatctgagtcattattatactataattcGCATagcagtgcttcgtaaaagatcaagtgtctgtttctgtttcataattcaggtATTTAACACATGTTAGAAACAGATGACCCTTATTGTTCAATATTGATTCATCCTGCAGTAGCTGAGCTGGTTTTTGCTACAGCTTTTCTTTATGGAATGGTGCCAAAAGAAAGTCTCAGATTTGCATTCTGTAGAGAGCAGTTCATTTACCCTGGTCATTAACAGATGTATTTTGAGTTTTCACAGAATTTAACCGTTACTTCttgtttcaatatttcaatacGTAGGAGGAAGTGAAGAGTAAGATTACCTTCGTAGACAACGGTAAGTTATGGTTTTGAACGTTACTTAATATCCCTCTCTGCATGTGCAGTGATATGGCTGTGGTGATATACTGCTACTTCATAGTCCATGTGTAATAGTTTTAAGCAGGAACTGGAAGTCCCTTACACAACTCCCTCAGACAACTCCCTTGGGCATCTCCCTTAATACAACTCCCCTAGGCTACCTATTGATGTTTCTAATTGGTCAACTCCCTTAGGCTTTCTATTGATGTTTCTAATTGGTCAACTCCCTTTGGCATTTTCATAAACAGTGCtgttttgttttggttgtttGCTCTTTTGCACATCTTTCCCCTGTTTGGTATATTTGCTCGAGTTTTCCTTTCCTCATATTTACTTTTGAGTAATGTACGCATGACTATGTAATGTATGCAGTAATGTATAAGTAATGAGTAATGTATGAGTAAAGTATGCATGATTTGACAGATGTTAAGTCCTTCTCTGTTTGGTTTCTATGTCTGTTTGATCCAGTGTTTAACACTCCGCCTCCCAACATGTCCCTTCCCCACCCTTCCCCACTcttccccaccctcacccccaccctcacccttcTATCTGTTTGAAATTTGATGTTGGGATGTTGTGCTGTTGCTTTGTGGGGTCATCACCAATTGAGACCATTATTCGTCAATGCCCAAAATTTGCTTCACAATTGCAAAGATGTATGCAGCAGCTTTTGTACAACTGAATTAAGTGTGCTTTGTtatttaacaataacaatattattaaaatgtagGCACAAATTTATCTCTTCATTAAGGCTGGTCTCCCATCACTTTACCAGAAGTGAATATAATTTCATTCAGGTCCTTGAACGTAAAGTTTCTTAATTTCGACCAATTTGAAGCTGCCCTTGAACTAGTCCAACCACCAAAATTGTCATAAGAAGTctttaaaattttttaaaaactgTCTTCATATCAAGCTAAAGCATCAAATTATAATCTACCACCCTAAGACTCTAACGATATTGGCGGCATATATGTATTGTGACTGGCAAAGCAATCTAGCGATTATAAATGTCAGCACAGAATCAATCCTGGTTTTAACTTCTAGTGCTGCTGCTTAGCCATTTTATAGTGCAGAGCGCTGGGATGTTAGTCTAGTTCAGACTTTCAAGGCTAGTTTGATCCATACCCCTCTTTTTCCTCCCCCTCCAAAGATAACAAGAATGGTATACCAGAGTTTTGGTTGACGATATTCAAGAATGTGGACATACTTGCAGAGATGATACAAGATCACGATGAGCCAATCTTAAAACATCTGGAAGATATCAAAGTGATCTTCCAAGAGGGATCAGAGATGGTGAGTTTCGTATCGGTGCTTTTGAAagtaataaacagatggctcaAATATATACCTCTTTCTTCTGTTCTTTGAATTGCTTTTTCCGTAGCAGTTTGCCTAAATCTGGTAGTAATCTGGTGCTCGGTGATTTTGATGTGTTCCCATAGCGTTGCATACTGTTGTATGAACATATGTAGCTGCACAGATGGACTCTGAAGCAAGTGGAGTTGAACGTCAATGTGATAACCACTTTATCGAAGGCACTTTTATTCCACAATGCCTCAACGAAAATGGTCAAACTTTATACATGGGAAGAAGAATATGTGAATGTTGTATCCTGTGGGCGATTCATACATGATGTCACCTATTTTAGTAGAATTAAACAGTAGAAATGCAACACATTCCCAAAGTTCTGGAAATTTTTCCTTGCTTTGACTGTTCTGACTTGAGACCTTTACAAGTATGTGTCATTCTGGCAAACTGATTAAGCATCTGGGCGGTGAAATTACATGGTTGACACTATAAACCACAGAGCAGAGATTGTCTTTATCCTTTGACCGTAAAAGAAGATAATTTGTCACCTTACCATCACAAAGTTATCCTATTATTGTACCATACTTGAGAAATGAAACCATAATCACAAGATTCATAACCCATTCAAAATGGACCATTTTCAAATCTACTCGAAACTAAACCGCCTTCTAAAGACAACTTGTCTCTGAtatctcttcttcttcttcagggATTCACATTGGATTTTTACTTCACACCAAACGAGTTTTTCAACAACAAAGTTTTAACAAAGAGGTACGAGATGAAATCAGAACCAGACGAGGGAGACCCGTTTAGCTTTGAAGGACCAGAAATTGTTGGAGCAAAAGGGTAAGTTTGAGTAGCCAGGGTTGGTAAGGTGTGGCCCAGttaatttttcactccttatatctggcccatttattcaaaaaggttgcccacccctgctctagATTATTCCCTGAAGTCTATTTTTAGGATAATTCCTTTAACTTGTTCCATTTCTAGTAATGTTGACAGAtttaaaatattgtgtaaaagtatgagggcctgatgtttcaatcctagcaggatcttcaaagGCTGAAATCCTTCAGCCTTttaaaaagatcctgctaggatcaaaatgtcaggccaacttactgttacacattctcttacacaggctcttcaGTGGATAGGCAGTTCGCTAACAGTcttgtttgatttttatttagatgtaaaatagattggaAGAAAGGCAAAGATGTAACCGTGAAAATTGTCAAGAAGAAACAGAAGCACAAAGGTAGAGGTACAACCAGGCAAGTCACCAAGACAGTCACCAACGACTCCTTCTTCAATTTCTTCAAGCCACCAGAAATTCCTGAAGACGAGGCCGATCTGGTAAGTTTTGTCCCATTGTGATAGCATAGTTATTTTATAGTCTGTCTTACAAAGTTCTGTTAAGGTGTATTAGAGTTCTGGTCTGCCAGCTATGTGGTTCGACCCAACAGTGaggcatgaaaatgttttgatcgGTTGGAACAGTTAGCTTCAGCTTTCAGAGCTTGCCAACGGAGATGATTAGGTTATTTCTTAAAGGTAACCCCTTGGTCCAAGTTAAGCTTTCATCCATTCTGAGGGTTTGCGGTCTGGTGAGTTGTGGCTCTGTACTCCTTGAAGATACTGGTTCATGGGCTTGGCTCGTAGTATGAGAGATTGTCTATGTATGTCTCTCAGGGCTCTTGGCTCGTAGTATGAGAGATTGTCTACTGTATGTCTCTCAGGGCTCGAGAGGTGCCAGAGAGTAGACTAGGTGTCAGAGTAGACTAGGTGTTAGAGAGGGTACAGTAGGTGCCAGAGAGTGGACTAGGTGTCAGACAGTGGACTAGGTGTTAGAGAGGGTACAGTAGGTGCTAGAGAGTGGACTAGGTGCGAGAGAGTAGACTAGGTGCCAGAGAGTGGACTAGGTGTCAGAGAGGGAGCAGTAGGTGTCTGGGTGGATACATTAAATGACATAGTGAGGAAGTCATTTAGTTAATCTACTAAATGTAACATGTGAGAGAGGGTACAGTAGGTGCCAGAGAGTGGACAAGGTGTCAGAGTGTACTAGGTGCCAGAGAGTGGACTAGGTGTCAGAGAGTGGACTTAGTGTCAGGGTGGATTTATTGAATGACAGAGTGAGTGAGTCATTTAGTTAATCTACTAATCGTAAAATGTTCAgtaacttatatatttatattactttGACGAATGGATATTTATCTTTCTTGCAGGATGATGAAACCGAAGCACTACTGAGTGCAGACTTTGAAATTGGTCACATGATTCGGGAAAGAATAGTACCGAGGGCAGTGTTGTACTTCACAGGAGAGGCCATCGAAGATGACGATGAGGtatgttgatttcatttttctctTGTACTGAAATAGACTAAGCAGTTAGTTATGTGTTCACATGAACTCCATATtgaacagtattgtatttgtaatTAGACTGTAAACACATTGATAAGAGATGCAAAGGTTATTAATCAGATCAGTTTTAAACTCTCAGCTGACATTCAAGATATCAAAAGAATGCGTGTTGTTCAGAAATTTGAATGATTTCCGTTTCTTTACCGATTCCCAAATAATCTAGCCGATTGTCTGGTTATTTAACCGATTATCggtaaatacaatttttgcacatgAGATTTGGAGATCCCACCATGAGGATATCAGGCAGATAAGGTCATGATCCTCACAGCATAATCGTGACCgttaaaatttatgaaattggAAAACGTAGAAATTGTGGCTGTCATTTCTAAATGAATCTTAAATCTCTATTTTTCCTTTCCTTACCGTCTCCATCCCAGTATGAAGAGGAAGGCGAAGAAGAAGAGGGTGAAGGAGAAGATGATGAGGATGAAGAGAATGATCCAGATTTTGACCCATCCAAGGTGAGATGTGACAGCTAAGAGGGTGCAGCAACCTTGTAGTTGCCAAGGCAACAGGTTGATCGGATTTGTTAATTCGAACATGTGTTGAAAACTTACGTTAAGAAAGAAACTTCCAGTTGTGCATCATTTAAAAGCACTCTGAATACAGACACGTTATGATGTATGTGGCTTTTATGTTTGCTTTGTGAGACATTTatcagttgggggggggggcattggtATGAATTTCAAGGAGACTGTTTTGggctttttttctattttaaatgtttctcgATGGTCTCACAGACTTGACATTTGGCAAGGTTCACTCAATTTGACGATGACCTGCGAAATGTACACAAAATGGCCAACTGGCTTTAGTTGCAGTAGTACTGCAAGACCAACGTAAATTTCATTGCATAAATTTGCTATTCTTTTGAAAAACGTGTGTTTTTGGAGACTTTTGGTACATTGGTGACTTTACATTGGTGACTTTACATTCGGTTCATCTGTGTTGTGTATCAGGGCTTGTACTAGCTAATGGAACTCATACTACCTGCTTTAATGCCCTTAAAAATCGCTGTTACCAACGGCAACAAGTGCCATGCCCCTTTGCTAAATTTGTGGTAGTTGCTCTCAAACTTAGTTGATCAATCAacttggaaagaaaaaaaaagagctaAAAATTGTCTCCAGTGATATTTGTATCAGAAACTGCTACTAATGTAAAGATATAGAGGTGTGGATTTACCAACGATCTCAAGAATTGATTCTATTTCGGTGATTTCTCTCAacttagcaaaaaaaaaaacatctttgaAAATTTCCTGGATGTGCTTTTGAAAGTTGAAAATTGCCAAATTGGAGTGGTGCACTGCCCATTACAAGGAAAATCGAAGACAAATTAATATATTCCCCTCATTCTTAGATTTGAGCCCTGGTGGGCATGTTTTTTACAAAGCTTAAGTCAGGGTTAGAGATAGGGATTTTTGTGTTCTGCTGCACCAGAGAGAATTGTACACACTTGATTTTTTAGTTGTCTGTTTGTGAAAACAATGTAAATGTTGTCTATTAAAGTAACAACAAATTTCTACTGaatgtttgttttctctgtTTCTTGATCAAGATGAATCtgtgttgtttgtttcatatatgGAGAATGACTTTATTGATGTCATTGAGTGTAACAGGTTTAaagtaaaatcataaaataGTGACAGTTCTTTGTAAACAAACAGCTGTATGTCTTCGCATTTATTTGTAGCATTTTACCAATTTTACATTGCATTTTTGCTATTTGCAGAAATGATGCAAAAGTGATGCTCTGAACCTAGTGAAAGTTGTTATCAGTTTATTTGTGTGAACTTGGTTGACCTGTTGTTGTCAGTTGAGTCCATGTTTTGGATATATTTAGGTGCATTTTCTGGTCACATCTCAATTTTGAGTAGGACACAGCATTGTTGGTATATAGAAGTAACAGAACCATTCAGTTACTATTGCTAACATTACCATATATTAAGTTGAATTGTGTATGCTTtaggaaaaatgatatttctatGTTCTGATTAATGTCTTTATATGTGATATGAATTCTGGTGAATTGATTAACAAATTCTGTTATGATTATGGAATGCTTCTTAGGATGACTGTCCTGTACCTGTTCAATCTGGCTTTATTCTTATCAggatataaaatatgataagaaTAATATTCATTCAAGTCTCTGAATCTTGGAGAAATATTAACCCTGGTAACATAGAACGTTGGATTATGCTTAAACTAGTAAAGTACCCAAAAAATTCTTCCCTTTTTATCCTTACTAACCTCACCCCCCTTCCACCTACacccacaccaccccccccaTATCTAGCCCCAAGGTTACAACTGGATTTACCAGAACTAACGGTACATAATGCATTGTGATATTGTATGGAACCTTAAATGTGTTTTCGTGTTCCTGCTTGTTCATTTCCCCAACACTCTGCCTCTGTGTACCCATTCTTTACCCCCAGCTGGTGCCCTAGGTCCACCGAACTGTTCATTTAAACCCTTACTTGTACTTGTACAAAATGGATTTATTGGAGTACAATGATGCATCTGGTTAGTACCTGTCATTACTCTCCATTTACCTTGTTCATGTACCTCCATTTACCCATTCATGTACCTCTGATTACCTCATCCACTCCCTTTTTCGTTTGAATTGTTTTGTAACAGGAGAAGCCCCCAGAGTGTAAGTCGCAGTGATCTATCTTCCACGTATGTTGCAACATCATCGTTAAGTCacctcaacaacaacaacatctaCTCATGGCTCTTGTAGGAGGATCTGGCGATCCAACCCGTCCTATTCAATCTTTTCCTATTTTATTTGTTCTGGGGGTTATAAATGTTACGAGGATTGATTTCATTCCTGTGGTGGTCCATAATGACTGCAAGCTATCCCAACAGAGTTGAAGGCTGCTCAAGTAAGAGGCATTTGAATATTTAGTAGCTCTAGGCCCtgcaatatgaatatttatgagaaaatgcagccagttgggacaatttcctaatgctaattcctctctaaactgtactccaatataatgctctcaaagcactggtattgacagtacaaacagttcctaaccttaatctgatagaaacatgatattcatactgctgttactgacaatacgagtgctctgaagcgggacatgacactacagtatagaaaatattgtcccaactgggtgagaAATTGACATCCCTTGTTTGTTGTGAACTTCAAAGGTTTCATGGGTAACTGTTAGACTGGCAAGGTAAAACCATCGTTCATTCCTGGTGTATTGGAGTTTCTTGTATGTGGAggtgggtgggggcggggggttgGGAGGTGGGTGTGGGTAGAAAAGATAGGCATATAAGAGTAATCAGCAGTTGATGATCATTTGCACAAATgaaatttgtaaacttaataACATAATATACTAATTTTAAAAGTCGTAAAATAACTAATTTGGTAAAGCCTTCAGTAAAGTACATAACAAAAACCACTCCACGAATTATTCATTATTAATGTTTGTGAGGGAAAACCTGTTAGTAAGTTGTTTTCTAATTTAAGTTGACTTTTGTCTTGCATTTAAGAGGATGAAGAAACTCCATTCTTCCTTTTCGAGAATTGGATTTGCTTCTTAAATGATAACATAACCATAGGTAATAGGCTGACGACAGCCTTGTACGTAGCAAGATGTCACATAGAGATGAATTGGTCTTCATGTTTGAGTAGTTGTGATTGTATGTATTCAGTGTTTCCAAATGTTAGGTCTGTATAAAGTGTTTAGTCAAAAGATATTTTGGTAAATTGGCAGTTTTATAATACACACCTGTGAGTACATAGCTTAAAAGAGGTCCACAAGCCACCACTTTAATGTATAACCTGAATGTTGGAAGCCACATTTCCCCCCTTTGATAGAGAAAAATGGCTTAACATACAATGTTAAGTTTCTTATCATGCATGTAATGTTTTAATGAGTTTTTTTACCTTTTGTTGGTTACACGAGTATCTCTTCAGATGTGGAAATGTTGATTTGGTTTATACATCTTCACCTAATCCCCTTTTACCTAGCTCTACAAATATGTTAgtttttgtagaaaaaaatGGCATAGCGTAAGTTGCAAACAAGAATGGTTGCCAAGTCTGGATTTGCATAAAAGTGTTTTGACAGTATGCAGGTTGATGGCATTTTATGGGAGTGAAAAATGTACAAACTTCAGAACAATCATACCAAACATTGAATAACAAACtggccattttgtttttaataaattcGTAAATATTATTGGACAATTATATAGAATGACCTACTTAGAAATGTATTATTCTGTTGTATTACCTTTACAAAGGAGTTTGTTAGcaaattcataaatattcatttttcatAGGTGTATGAATGGGGCAATGAAGTAACCTGTTTAATATGCATGAGCATTACCGTAATTTGCATAAATCAGGGGCATTGTGATAGGTGGTGTGTGATATATCTTGTTGAGAACAGTTTAATGCCTGTGATGCCAACAACAGACAAAAggatttctctttttttttgttttgttttttgt
It encodes:
- the LOC139969881 gene encoding nucleosome assembly protein 1-like 1-A isoform X1 produces the protein MADTEKNVGAENASSDAVIDLEAGAQGDANSEEMDTVDIKDEKEKATLDLKKQVLQNPQVLAALQDRLDSLVGQRSGYIDFLPPAVKRRIKALKNYQVKQIQLEAKFYEEVHQLECKYAKLYEECYDKRKDVVTGSVEPTDSDCEWESSDDEDEDGDGEGKEVKALAEEVKSKITFVDNDNKNGIPEFWLTIFKNVDILAEMIQDHDEPILKHLEDIKVIFQEGSEMGFTLDFYFTPNEFFNNKVLTKRYEMKSEPDEGDPFSFEGPEIVGAKGCKIDWKKGKDVTVKIVKKKQKHKGRGTTRQVTKTVTNDSFFNFFKPPEIPEDEADLDDETEALLSADFEIGHMIRERIVPRAVLYFTGEAIEDDDEYEEEGEEEEGEGEDDEDEENDPDFDPSKEKPPECKSQ
- the LOC139969881 gene encoding nucleosome assembly protein 1-like 1 isoform X2 translates to MADTEKNVGAENASSDAVIDLEAGAQGDANSEEMDTVDIKDEKEKATLDLKKQVLQNPQVLAALQDRLDSLVGQRSGYIDFLPPAVKRRIKALKNYQVKQIQLEAKFYEEVHQLECKYAKLYEECYDKRKDVVTGSVEPTDSDCEWESSDDEDEDGDGEGKEEEVKSKITFVDNDNKNGIPEFWLTIFKNVDILAEMIQDHDEPILKHLEDIKVIFQEGSEMGFTLDFYFTPNEFFNNKVLTKRYEMKSEPDEGDPFSFEGPEIVGAKGCKIDWKKGKDVTVKIVKKKQKHKGRGTTRQVTKTVTNDSFFNFFKPPEIPEDEADLDDETEALLSADFEIGHMIRERIVPRAVLYFTGEAIEDDDEYEEEGEEEEGEGEDDEDEENDPDFDPSKEKPPECKSQ